The following are encoded in a window of Sphaerisporangium siamense genomic DNA:
- a CDS encoding glucose-6-phosphate dehydrogenase assembly protein OpcA: MTSFLMSSTTASEVAAQLTRLRHQLGAPAVGMVLTIVVVCDESHQYDAVRAASEASREHPSRILAVIPREREEATRLDAELRVGELTTGEVVLLRLYGELTEHADSVLAPLLLTDIPVVVWWPGDAPQAPAKDPVGAFGQRRVTDARSAPDQVAAIKSRIHGYSPGDTDLTWTRITTWRSLLAAAFDQPVGEVIDGHVEGEAGHPSACLLAVWLSAKLDAPIGVTESKGPGLTTVRLRTKDGEVVVERHDSRTATLKRPGQPDRQVALARRSTAELLAEELRRLDPDEVYEETIRGVAAL, encoded by the coding sequence GTGACCAGTTTCCTCATGAGCAGCACCACGGCCTCCGAGGTGGCCGCGCAGCTCACCCGCCTGCGGCACCAGCTCGGCGCCCCGGCCGTCGGCATGGTGCTCACCATCGTCGTGGTGTGCGACGAGAGCCACCAGTACGACGCGGTGCGCGCCGCCTCCGAGGCCTCGCGTGAGCATCCCTCGCGCATCCTCGCGGTCATCCCGAGAGAGCGCGAGGAGGCGACCCGCCTGGACGCCGAGCTGCGGGTCGGCGAGCTCACGACGGGCGAGGTCGTGCTGCTGCGCCTGTACGGCGAGCTGACCGAGCACGCGGACTCGGTGCTCGCGCCCCTGCTGCTCACCGACATCCCGGTGGTGGTGTGGTGGCCGGGCGACGCGCCGCAGGCCCCGGCCAAGGACCCGGTGGGCGCGTTCGGCCAGCGCCGGGTCACCGACGCGCGCTCCGCGCCGGACCAGGTCGCCGCGATCAAGAGCAGGATCCACGGCTACTCCCCCGGCGACACCGACCTGACCTGGACGCGCATCACGACGTGGCGCAGCCTGCTGGCGGCGGCGTTCGACCAGCCCGTCGGCGAGGTGATCGACGGCCACGTCGAGGGCGAGGCCGGTCACCCGAGCGCCTGCCTGCTCGCGGTGTGGCTGTCGGCGAAGCTGGACGCGCCGATCGGCGTGACCGAGTCCAAGGGGCCTGGCCTGACGACGGTGCGGCTGCGCACGAAGGACGGCGAGGTGGTCGTGGAGCGGCACGACTCGCGCACGGCCACGCTCAAGCGACCCGGGCAGCCGGACCGGCAGGTGGCGCTGGCCCGCAGGTCGACCGCCGAGCTGCTGGCCGAGGAGCTGCGCCGCCTGGATCCCGACGAGGTGTACGAGGAGACGATCAGGGGCGTCGCCGCCCTCTGA
- the zwf gene encoding glucose-6-phosphate dehydrogenase: MNQSEPSASPEAAAPGEPVAAAQAAASTTTTLEVAEANPLRDPRDKRLPRVAGPSVLVLFGVTGDLSRRKLLPAIYDLGNRGLLPPGFSLVGFARRDWASQDFAKITHDAVKEHARTPFREEVWKQICEGLHFVPGSFDDDGAFDALAMVLKEIDETRGTGGNYAFYTSTPPKFFPVIIEQLKRTGLHKPPPGAWRRVVIEKPFGHDLESAKELNRIVDSAFRPDSVFRIDHYLGKETVQNILALRFANTLWEPIWNRGYVDHVQITMAEDIGVGTRAGYYDGIGAARDVIQNHLLQLMALVAMEDPTAFGASALRREKEKVLEAIKLPADLETSTAIGQYTEGWQGGVPVPGFLEEEGIPPDSRTETYAAVKLEIANRRWAGVPFYLRTGKRLGRRMTEVAVVFQRAPHLPFSKTDTEILGQNALVIRVQPDEGITVRFGSKVPGTAMEVRDVNMDFAYGEAFLESSPEAYERLLLDVLIGDPPLFPHQREVELQWSIIDPIEKLWAESGRRPEGYAAGTGGPASADAMMARDGRAWRRL, from the coding sequence ATGAACCAGAGCGAGCCGTCGGCGTCCCCCGAGGCCGCGGCGCCGGGCGAGCCGGTCGCCGCCGCCCAGGCGGCGGCGAGCACGACCACCACGCTGGAGGTCGCCGAGGCCAACCCGCTGCGCGACCCCCGCGACAAGCGGCTGCCGCGGGTGGCGGGGCCGTCCGTGCTGGTGCTCTTCGGGGTGACCGGCGACCTGTCGCGGCGCAAGCTCCTGCCGGCGATCTACGACCTGGGCAACCGGGGGCTGCTGCCGCCCGGCTTCTCCCTGGTCGGCTTCGCCCGGCGCGACTGGGCCTCCCAGGACTTCGCCAAGATCACCCATGACGCGGTGAAGGAGCACGCCCGCACGCCGTTCCGCGAGGAGGTGTGGAAGCAGATCTGCGAGGGCCTGCACTTCGTGCCGGGCTCGTTCGACGACGACGGCGCCTTCGACGCGCTGGCGATGGTGCTGAAGGAGATCGACGAGACCCGCGGCACCGGCGGGAACTACGCGTTCTACACCTCCACCCCGCCGAAGTTCTTCCCGGTCATCATCGAGCAGCTCAAGCGGACCGGCCTGCACAAGCCGCCGCCGGGGGCGTGGCGGCGCGTGGTGATCGAGAAGCCGTTCGGCCACGACCTGGAGAGCGCCAAGGAGCTCAACCGGATCGTCGACTCGGCGTTCCGGCCCGACTCGGTCTTCCGCATCGACCACTACCTGGGCAAGGAGACCGTCCAGAACATCCTGGCGCTGCGGTTCGCCAACACGCTGTGGGAGCCGATCTGGAACCGCGGCTACGTCGACCACGTGCAGATCACGATGGCCGAGGACATCGGCGTCGGCACGCGGGCCGGGTACTACGACGGCATCGGCGCGGCGCGCGACGTCATCCAGAACCATCTGCTGCAGCTCATGGCGCTGGTCGCCATGGAGGACCCGACCGCCTTCGGCGCCTCGGCCCTGCGCCGCGAGAAGGAGAAGGTCCTGGAGGCCATCAAGCTGCCCGCGGACCTGGAGACCTCCACGGCCATCGGCCAGTACACCGAGGGCTGGCAGGGCGGCGTGCCGGTGCCGGGCTTCCTGGAGGAGGAGGGCATCCCGCCGGACTCCAGGACCGAGACCTACGCCGCGGTCAAGCTGGAGATCGCCAACCGGCGCTGGGCGGGCGTGCCGTTCTACCTGCGCACCGGCAAGCGGCTCGGCCGGCGCATGACCGAGGTGGCCGTGGTGTTCCAGCGGGCGCCGCACCTGCCGTTCAGCAAGACCGACACCGAGATCCTCGGGCAGAACGCGCTGGTGATCCGCGTCCAGCCGGACGAGGGCATCACGGTCAGGTTCGGCTCCAAGGTGCCGGGCACGGCCATGGAGGTCCGGGACGTCAACATGGACTTCGCCTACGGCGAGGCGTTCCTGGAGTCCTCCCCCGAGGCCTACGAGCGGCTGCTGCTGGACGTGCTCATCGGCGATCCGCCGCTGTTCCCGCACCAGCGGGAGGTCGAGCTCCAGTGGAGCATCATCGACCCGATCGAGAAGCTCTGGGCCGAGAGCGGGCGGCGCCCCGAGGGCTACGCCGCCGGCACCGGCGGCCCGGCGTCGGCCGACGCGATGATGGCCCGCGACGGGCGCGCCTGGAGGCGGCTGTGA
- a CDS encoding glucose-6-phosphate isomerase: protein MDMSITFGDEAVAAEAAAAVRKLAEEGVPEALSRGDASLWGGEAESEARVRLGWLDLATTSRELLPEISKLVERARAENLEHVVLAGMGGSSLAPEVICATSDVALTVLDTTDPGQVRRALADRLDRTILVVSSKSGSTVETDSHRRIYEQAFRDAGIDPADRIVVVTDPGSPLEQTAIESGYTVILADPNVGGRYSALTAFGLVPSALAGADIGRLLDQAAEVRPQLAGGEGNPGLELGAALGAAALAGRDKLVLEDSLSAINGLPDWIEQLVAESTGKQGKGILPVVGADPNEADDELVAGIDTEAGVQVDGPLGAQFLIWEYATAVAGRMLGINPFDQPNVAESKENTARILGDGGGAPPTGAPALVDGPVEVYGDLPADVKDLPGVFTALLEQIPDRGYLAILAFLDREAAFDVPVPQEASFEEITDIWAAHDPATLQGLLAFRTDHPVTFGWGPRYLHSTGQYHKGGPQNGVFLEITGAVEEDLQVPGRPYTLGRLQLAQALGDLDALRGRGRPVVRLHLTDRKAGVRHLLDAAREV, encoded by the coding sequence ATGGATATGTCTATAACGTTCGGTGACGAGGCGGTGGCCGCGGAGGCCGCCGCGGCCGTGCGGAAGCTCGCCGAGGAAGGCGTGCCCGAGGCGCTGTCCCGCGGCGACGCGTCGTTGTGGGGCGGGGAGGCCGAGTCCGAGGCGCGCGTACGCCTCGGCTGGCTCGACCTCGCCACCACCTCGCGCGAGCTGCTGCCCGAGATCTCCAAGCTCGTCGAGCGCGCCCGCGCGGAGAACCTGGAGCACGTCGTGCTCGCGGGCATGGGCGGCTCCTCCCTGGCCCCCGAGGTCATCTGCGCCACCTCCGACGTGGCGCTCACCGTCCTGGACACCACCGATCCCGGCCAGGTGCGGCGCGCGCTCGCCGACCGCCTCGACCGCACGATCCTCGTCGTGTCCAGCAAGAGCGGCTCGACCGTCGAGACCGACAGCCACCGCCGCATCTACGAGCAGGCGTTCCGCGACGCCGGCATCGACCCGGCCGACCGCATCGTCGTGGTCACCGACCCCGGCTCCCCTCTGGAGCAGACGGCGATCGAGTCCGGCTACACCGTGATCCTCGCCGACCCGAACGTGGGCGGCCGCTACAGCGCCCTGACCGCCTTCGGGCTGGTGCCGAGCGCGCTGGCCGGGGCCGACATCGGGCGGCTGCTCGACCAGGCCGCCGAGGTGCGCCCGCAGCTCGCCGGCGGCGAGGGCAACCCGGGCCTGGAGCTCGGCGCGGCCCTCGGCGCCGCCGCGCTGGCCGGCCGCGACAAGCTCGTCCTGGAGGACAGCCTGTCCGCGATCAACGGCCTGCCCGACTGGATCGAGCAGCTCGTCGCCGAGTCCACCGGCAAGCAGGGCAAGGGCATCCTGCCCGTCGTCGGCGCCGACCCCAACGAGGCCGATGACGAGCTCGTCGCCGGCATCGACACCGAGGCGGGCGTCCAGGTCGACGGGCCGCTCGGCGCGCAGTTCCTGATCTGGGAGTACGCCACCGCCGTGGCGGGGCGGATGCTCGGCATCAACCCCTTCGACCAGCCGAACGTCGCCGAGTCCAAGGAGAACACCGCCCGCATCCTGGGCGACGGCGGCGGCGCGCCGCCGACGGGCGCGCCGGCGCTGGTCGACGGGCCGGTGGAGGTCTACGGCGACCTCCCCGCCGACGTGAAGGACCTGCCGGGGGTTTTCACCGCGCTGCTGGAGCAGATCCCCGACCGCGGCTACCTGGCGATCCTGGCGTTCCTGGACCGCGAGGCCGCCTTCGACGTGCCGGTGCCGCAGGAGGCGTCGTTCGAGGAGATCACCGACATCTGGGCCGCGCACGACCCGGCGACCCTGCAGGGCCTGCTGGCGTTCCGGACCGACCACCCGGTGACGTTCGGGTGGGGTCCGCGCTACCTGCACTCGACCGGCCAGTACCACAAGGGCGGCCCGCAGAACGGCGTCTTCCTGGAGATCACCGGCGCCGTCGAGGAGGATCTTCAGGTCCCGGGCAGGCCGTACACCCTGGGACGGCTGCAGCTCGCGCAGGCGCTCGGCGACCTGGACGCGCTGCGCGGCCGCGGGCGTCCGGTGGTGCGGCTGCACCTCACCGATCGCAAGGCCGGCGTCAGGCACCTGCTGGACGCCGCACGGGAGGTCTGA
- the tal gene encoding transaldolase, which yields MSENLKRLTEQGVSIWLDDISRERLRTGDLQSLIRDKHVAGVTSNPTIFASALSKGDAYDPQLRDLVVRGVDVGEAVRAITTFDIRWAADVLRPVFEATGGVDGRVSIEVDPRLANESAEKTVAEARALWWLVDRPNVFIKIPATLAGLPAITQALAEGISVNVTLIFSLERYRAVLDAWLTGLEQARANGLDVSTIESVASFFVSRFDTEVDKRLEKIGTPEALELKGKAAVANARLAYAAYEEVMSGPRWQALRAAGARPQRPLWASTGVKNPEYPDTLYVDQLVTSGTVNTMPEKTLDAVADHGNIDGDTVRPHYEQAWNTMAALKQAGIDYDDVVRALEDEGVEKFVTSWNELLGTVESELGKAS from the coding sequence ATGAGCGAAAACCTGAAGCGCCTCACCGAGCAGGGCGTCTCGATCTGGCTGGACGACATCAGCCGCGAGCGCCTGCGCACCGGCGACCTGCAGTCGCTGATCCGCGACAAGCACGTCGCCGGCGTCACCTCCAACCCCACGATCTTCGCCTCCGCCCTGAGCAAGGGCGACGCCTACGATCCCCAGCTCCGTGACCTGGTGGTCCGCGGCGTGGACGTCGGCGAGGCGGTCCGGGCGATCACGACCTTCGACATCCGCTGGGCGGCCGACGTGCTGCGGCCGGTGTTCGAGGCGACCGGCGGCGTGGACGGCCGGGTGTCCATCGAGGTGGACCCGCGCCTGGCCAACGAGTCGGCCGAGAAGACCGTGGCCGAGGCCCGCGCGCTGTGGTGGCTGGTCGACCGCCCGAACGTCTTCATCAAGATCCCCGCCACGCTGGCGGGCCTGCCGGCGATCACGCAGGCGCTGGCCGAGGGCATCAGCGTCAACGTCACGCTGATCTTCTCGCTGGAGCGTTACCGGGCGGTCCTGGACGCCTGGCTGACCGGCCTGGAGCAGGCCAGGGCGAACGGCCTGGACGTGTCGACGATCGAGTCGGTGGCGTCGTTCTTCGTCAGCCGGTTCGACACCGAGGTGGACAAGCGGCTGGAGAAGATCGGCACGCCGGAGGCCCTGGAGCTGAAGGGCAAGGCGGCGGTCGCCAACGCCCGCCTGGCCTACGCCGCCTACGAGGAGGTCATGAGCGGGCCGCGCTGGCAGGCGCTGCGCGCGGCGGGGGCGCGCCCCCAGCGGCCGCTGTGGGCGTCCACCGGGGTGAAGAACCCGGAGTATCCCGACACCTTGTACGTCGACCAGCTCGTCACTTCCGGCACGGTCAACACCATGCCCGAGAAGACGCTCGACGCGGTCGCCGATCATGGCAACATCGACGGCGACACCGTCCGGCCGCACTACGAGCAGGCGTGGAACACCATGGCCGCGCTCAAGCAGGCCGGCATCGACTACGACGACGTGGTGAGGGCATTGGAGGACGAAGGCGTCGAGAAGTTCGTCACCTCGTGGAACGAGCTGCTCGGAACCGTCGAGTCCGAGCTCGGAAAGGCGAGCTGA